The DNA window GACCGAGCCCTTCAACATGTACCTGAAGGTCGGCTTCATTGCCGGCGTGTTCCTCGCCTCGCCCTTCGTGCTCTACCAGGTGTGGGCGTTCATCGCGCCCGGCCTGTACCGGCACGAAAAGACCTACGTGACGCCCTTCATGATTTCGTCGGTGGGCCTGTTCATCGCCGGCGGATTGTTCGGCTACAAAATGGTGTACCCGGCGGCGCTGGATTTCCTGATCGGCTACGGCGCGCAATTCCAGCCGATGATCACGATCGGCGAATATACCGACCTGTTCCTGACCATCATCCTCGGGCTGGGCATCATTTTCGAGATGCCGATCCTGGTGTTCTTCCTCTCGCTGATGGGCGTGATCAGCGCAGGGTGGATGTGGCGCAACCTGCGCTACTCGATCCTGGTGATCTTCATCATCGCGGCCATCGTGACGCCGACCACCGACATCCTGAACATGTGCCTGTTCGCGGCGCCCATGGTGGTGCTCTATGTCGTGAGCATCCTGATCGCCTGGCTGGTGAGTCCGGCGCGGCGGAAAGCCCGCAAGGAAAAGGAAAAGGAAGCGGAAGCTGCCAGCAGCGAGTAGGCAAGGCGCAAGGCTCAAGGAACAAGGCGCAGGAAGAGCTACGTTGTGGCTGAAGCCAGGAGGTCATTGATATTGATAATAAACGTCCAATGACCTACCCTGAGCCGCATGGAAGCCGGTGGCGCCAAGGCGGAGGCCGCGGAAAGCTTGCAGGCTGAGCAAGACCGCAAGGCATTGCAGCTAATGCTGGAATACGTGTGTACGGCGACCCGTGCCGACGGATGTGCCGTCACCCTGAACCACGGCCGCGCCAATGTGTTGCAGGCCAGCGTCGGAAACACGCCGCCACCCGACAGCGCGCCTCACCCCG is part of the Terriglobia bacterium genome and encodes:
- the tatC gene encoding twin-arginine translocase subunit TatC, which encodes MSEFDPAAAARKAVSEKMASMSFLDHLEELRRRIIWSLVFVAAGFGICFGYAEKIYGYMQVPIMEALRNHHLDQKLVYLNPTEPFNMYLKVGFIAGVFLASPFVLYQVWAFIAPGLYRHEKTYVTPFMISSVGLFIAGGLFGYKMVYPAALDFLIGYGAQFQPMITIGEYTDLFLTIILGLGIIFEMPILVFFLSLMGVISAGWMWRNLRYSILVIFIIAAIVTPTTDILNMCLFAAPMVVLYVVSILIAWLVSPARRKARKEKEKEAEAASSE